A region from the Rosa rugosa chromosome 6, drRosRugo1.1, whole genome shotgun sequence genome encodes:
- the LOC133713362 gene encoding K(+) efflux antiporter 2, chloroplastic isoform X2, whose amino-acid sequence MDLACSFRQPKVLCGSEGGSSRKLNGVDSYVLFGSRDGGCSFRGNSRVVVKACLGKKVKRSVCFNGCRVSRLGSRENADDRCWSLNLKTPLFRSSGNVLKGSRVVWWSRCQSNDSLAYVNGNGRNVEFVEGHDESSGVAPIHDDELSSSTKEEGDKDKIDESEACTVDELRELLQNAMKELEVARCNSAIFEEKAQKISEAAISLQDEAATAWNDVNSALDTIQEIVNEEGIAKEAVQKATMTLSLAEARLQVGAESLEVAKKGTGSLDASRESDGEHDSEDDEKAFLVVQEEIRECQANLASCESELRRLQSKKEELQKQVNRLNEVAEKAQLNALKAEEDVTNIMLLAEQAVAFELEAAQCVNDAEIALQRAEKSLSNSTLDTIENNQGQVLNDDAAVEEEEKVVQGSSANIITEKDKDLLIDGDSSAIKPLPDSPSDRITQSVEETTQTADLSDHEKQKIGVDSFKEAEVETEKSKNVVQTKKQETQKESSRESSTSNAPKTIVKKSSRFIPASFFSSEDGTEFTPSSVFQGLLEYARKQWPKLVVGIFLCGIGLTFYTNRAERATQLIQQPDVITTSFEEVSSTARPLVQQLRKLPKRIKSLIDMLPHQEVNEEEASLFDMLWLLLASVIFVPVFQKIPGGSPVLGYLAAGILIGPYGLSIIRHVHGTKAIAEFGVVFLLFNIGLELSVERLSSMKKYVFGLGSAQVLVTAVVVGLVAHFACGLPGPAAIVIGNGLALSSTAVVLQVLQERGESTSRHGRATFSVLLFQDLAVVVLLILIPLISPNSSKGGIGFQAIAEALGLAAVKAAVAITAIIAGGRLLLRPIYRQIAENQNAEIFSANTLLVILGTSLLTARAGLSMALGAFLAGLLLAETEFSLQVESDIAPYRGLLLGLFFMTVGMSIDPKLLVSNFPIIIGSLGLLLVGKCLLVALIGKLSGISIISAIRVGLLLAPGGEFAFVAFGEAVNQGIMSHQLSSLLFLVVGVSMALTPWLAAGGQLIASRFELHDVRSLLPDESETDDLQDHIIICGFGRVGQIIAQLLSERLIPFVALDVRSDRVTVGRSLDIPVYFGDAGSREVLHKVGAHRACAAAITLDSPGANYRTVWALSKYFPNVKTFVRAHDVDHGLNLEKAGATAVVPETLEPSLQLAAAVLAQAKLPTSEIAAAINEYRSRHLAELTEI is encoded by the exons ATGGATCTTGCGTGTAGTTTTCGGCAGCCGAAGGTGTTGTGTGGAAGTGAAGGGGGGAGTTCTAGGAAGTTGAATGGGGTTGATTCGTATGTTTTGTTTGGGAGTAGAGATGGTGGGTGTAGCTTTCGGGGTAATTCGAGAGTTGTTGTGAAAGCGTGTTTggggaagaaggtgaagaggagTGTGTGTTTTAATGGTTGTAGGGTTTCGCGTTTGGGCTCTAGAGAAAATGCTGATGATCGTTGCTGGAGTTTGAATCTGAAAACGCCTTTGTTTCGTAGCTCTGGTAATGTTCTTAAAGGGTCGAGAGTGGTTTGGTGGTCACGGTGTCAGAGTAACGACTCATTAGCGTATGTCAATGGGAATGGTCGGAATGTAGAGTTTGTGGAAGGTCATGATGAGAGCTCAGGAGTTGCGCCCATCCATGATGATGAATTGAGCAGTTCCACAAAAGAGGAGGGTGATAAAGACAAAATAGATGAATCAGAGGCATGTACTGTGGATGAATTGAGGGAGTTGCTGCAGAATGCCATGAAAGAATTGGAAGTTGCACGTTGTAATAGTGCCATATTTGAAGAAAAGGCTCAGAAAATATCAGAAGCTGCGATTTCCCTGCAGGATGAAGCAGCAACTGCTTGGAATGATGTTAATTCAGCCCTTGACACTATTCAAGAGATTGTGAATGAAGAGGGGATTGCAAAAGAAGCTGTTCAGAAAGCAACAATGACTCTTTCATTAGCAGAGGCAAGGCTTCAGGTGGGAGCAGAATCTTTGGAGGTTGCAAAAAAGGGGACCGGTTCGCTGGATGCTTCACGAGAGAGTGATGGGGAACATGATTCTGAAGACGATGAAAAAGCATTTTTGGTTGTGCAAGAAGAAATTCGGGAATGCCAGGCGAATTTGGCCAGCTGTGAGTCAGAATTAAGGCGCTTACAGAGTAAAAAAGAGGAGTTGCAGAAGCAAGTGAACAGGTTGAATGAAGTTGCAGAGAAAGCACAGCTGAATGCTTTGAAAGCAGAGGAGGATGTAACAAATATAATGCTATTAGCAGAGCAAGCTGTTGCTTTTGAACTTGAGGCAGCACAATGTGTAAATGATGCAGAGATTGCATTACAAAGAGCAGAGAAATCTCTCTCCAATTCAACTCTTgataccatagaaaacaaccagGGACAGGTGTTGAATGATGATGCTGCTgtcgaggaggaggagaaggtaGTTCAAGGAAGTTCTGCTAATATCATTACTGAAAAGGATAAAGATCTGTTAATTGATGGTGATTCGTCTGCTATCAAGCCCTTACCAGATAGCCCTTCAGACAGAATCACTCAGAGTGTTGAAGAAACAACCCAAACTGCTGATCTAAGTGATCATGAGAAACAAAAGATAGGCGTAGATTCTTTTAAAGAAGCTGAAGTAGAGACTGAAAAGTCAAAGAATGTGGTTCAAACTAAAAAGCAGGAAACTCAGAAGGAATCGAGTAGGGAGAGTTCAACCTCAAATGCACCCAAGACAATAGTGAAGAAATCTTCTCGTTTCATTCCtgcatctttcttttcttctgaagATGGGACTGAATTCACACCATCATCAGTGTTCCAGGGTCTGTTGGAGTATGCAAGGAAGCAGTGGCCCAAGTTGGTTGTTGGGATATTCCTATGTGGCATAGG GCTCACCTTTTACACTAATCGGGCAGAAAGAGCCACTCAACTGATACAACAGCCAGATGTAATTACCACTAGTTTTGAAGAAGTTTCCTCAACTGCGAGGCCTCTAGTTCAACAATTACGTAAACTTCCTAAGAGAATTAAAAGTCTAATTGATATGTTGCCTCATCAAGAG GTGAATGAGGAGGAAGCTTCCCTCTTTGACATGTTATGGTTATTGCTAGCAAGTGTGATATTTGTGCCTGTATTCCAGAAGATTCCTGGAG GTAGTCCTGTTCTTGGGTACTTGGCAGCAGGTATCTTAATTGGGCCTTATGGCCTCTCGATTATTCGTCATGTACATGGAACAAAGGCAATTGCCGAATTTGGTGTTGTTTTCTTACTGTTCAACATTGGCCTTGAG CTCTCTGTTGAAAGGTTGAGTTCCATGAAGAAATATGTATTTGGATTAGGCTCTGCTCAG GTTCTAGTCACAGCTGTTGTAGTTGGCTTGGTTGCTCATTTTGCTTGTGGGCTGCCAGGCCCTGCTGCAATTGTAATTGGCAATGGTCTAGCTTTATCATCCACTGCAGTTGTGCTGCAG GTCTTGCAAGAGCGGGGTGAGAGCACGTCACGCCATGGTCGTGCAACCTTTTCTGTTTTACTGTTCCAG GATTTGGCTGTTGTGGTTTTGCTAATACTTATACCTCTCATTTCACCAAATTCATCCAAAGGAGGG ATTGGTTTCCAAGCTATTGCTGAAGCTCTTGGACTTGCTGCTGTAAAGGCAGCAGTTGCCATCACAGCCATTATTGCTGGTGGACGCTTG TTGCTTCGACCAATTTATAGGCAAATTGCAGAAAATCAAAACGCAGAAATATTTTCTGCCAATACATTGCTTGTTATTCTGGGAACAAGTCTTCTCACTGCCAGG GCTGGACTATCCATGGCATTGGGAGCATTTTTGGCTGGTTTGCTTCTTGCAGAAACTGAATTTTCCTTACAGGTTGAGTCGGATATTGCTCCATATCGTGGCCTTCTATTGGGTCTCTTTTTCATGACG GTTGGAATGTCTATTGATCCAAAACTTCTTGTTTCGAACTTCCCCATTATAATTGGATCATTAGGACTTCTACTTGTTGGCAAATGCTTATTGGTTGCTTTAATAGGCAAACTATCTGGCATTTCAATAATATCTGCAATAAGAGTTGGTCTTCTTCTTGCCCCTGGTGGAGAATTTGCATTTGTTGCTTTTGGTGAAGCTGTTAATCAG GGAATAATGTCTCATCAACTATCTTCTTTGCTCTTTCTTGTCGTTGGAGTTTCAATGGCCCTCACACCATGGCTAGCTGCTGGAGGACAGTTAATTGCATCTCGTTTTGAGCTGCATGATGTTCGAAGTTTACTGCCCGATGAGAGTGAG ACAGATGATTTACAAGATCATATAATCATTTGCGGATTTGGACGAGTTGGTCAG ATAATTGCACAGCTTCTTTCAGAGCGCCTAATTCCATTTGTAGCTCTTGATGTGAGGAG TGATAGAGTGACAGTTGGACGTTCCCTGGACATTCCGGTCTATTTTGGAGACGCCGGTAGTCGAGAG GTGCTCCACAAAGTTGGTGCTCACAGAGCATGCGCTGCAGCAATAACGTTAGATTCCCCTGGTGCAAACTATAGAACTGTTTGGGCTCTGAGCAAGTATTTCCCCAACGTGAAAACTTTTGTCCGTGCTCATGATGTTGACCACGGTCTTAATTTGGAGAAGGCTGGGGCCACAGCG GTTGTCCCAGAGACCTTGGAACCGAGTCTACAGTTGGCAGCTGCTGTTCTTGCTCAG GCTAAACTTCCCACGTCAGAGATTGCAGCAGCCATCAATGAGTATAGATCCCGGCATCTTGCTGAGCTAACTGAG ATTTGA
- the LOC133713362 gene encoding K(+) efflux antiporter 2, chloroplastic isoform X1: protein MDLACSFRQPKVLCGSEGGSSRKLNGVDSYVLFGSRDGGCSFRGNSRVVVKACLGKKVKRSVCFNGCRVSRLGSRENADDRCWSLNLKTPLFRSSGNVLKGSRVVWWSRCQSNDSLAYVNGNGRNVEFVEGHDESSGVAPIHDDELSSSTKEEGDKDKIDESEACTVDELRELLQNAMKELEVARCNSAIFEEKAQKISEAAISLQDEAATAWNDVNSALDTIQEIVNEEGIAKEAVQKATMTLSLAEARLQVGAESLEVAKKGTGSLDASRESDGEHDSEDDEKAFLVVQEEIRECQANLASCESELRRLQSKKEELQKQVNRLNEVAEKAQLNALKAEEDVTNIMLLAEQAVAFELEAAQCVNDAEIALQRAEKSLSNSTLDTIENNQGQVLNDDAAVEEEEKVVQGSSANIITEKDKDLLIDGDSSAIKPLPDSPSDRITQSVEETTQTADLSDHEKQKIGVDSFKEAEVETEKSKNVVQTKKQETQKESSRESSTSNAPKTIVKKSSRFIPASFFSSEDGTEFTPSSVFQGLLEYARKQWPKLVVGIFLCGIGLTFYTNRAERATQLIQQPDVITTSFEEVSSTARPLVQQLRKLPKRIKSLIDMLPHQEVNEEEASLFDMLWLLLASVIFVPVFQKIPGGSPVLGYLAAGILIGPYGLSIIRHVHGTKAIAEFGVVFLLFNIGLELSVERLSSMKKYVFGLGSAQVLVTAVVVGLVAHFACGLPGPAAIVIGNGLALSSTAVVLQVLQERGESTSRHGRATFSVLLFQDLAVVVLLILIPLISPNSSKGGIGFQAIAEALGLAAVKAAVAITAIIAGGRLLLRPIYRQIAENQNAEIFSANTLLVILGTSLLTARAGLSMALGAFLAGLLLAETEFSLQVESDIAPYRGLLLGLFFMTVGMSIDPKLLVSNFPIIIGSLGLLLVGKCLLVALIGKLSGISIISAIRVGLLLAPGGEFAFVAFGEAVNQGIMSHQLSSLLFLVVGVSMALTPWLAAGGQLIASRFELHDVRSLLPDESETDDLQDHIIICGFGRVGQIIAQLLSERLIPFVALDVRSDRVTVGRSLDIPVYFGDAGSREVLHKVGAHRACAAAITLDSPGANYRTVWALSKYFPNVKTFVRAHDVDHGLNLEKAGATAVVPETLEPSLQLAAAVLAQAKLPTSEIAAAINEYRSRHLAELTELCETSGSSLGYGFSRMMSKPKLPPLDPTDDNQFTEGTLAI, encoded by the exons ATGGATCTTGCGTGTAGTTTTCGGCAGCCGAAGGTGTTGTGTGGAAGTGAAGGGGGGAGTTCTAGGAAGTTGAATGGGGTTGATTCGTATGTTTTGTTTGGGAGTAGAGATGGTGGGTGTAGCTTTCGGGGTAATTCGAGAGTTGTTGTGAAAGCGTGTTTggggaagaaggtgaagaggagTGTGTGTTTTAATGGTTGTAGGGTTTCGCGTTTGGGCTCTAGAGAAAATGCTGATGATCGTTGCTGGAGTTTGAATCTGAAAACGCCTTTGTTTCGTAGCTCTGGTAATGTTCTTAAAGGGTCGAGAGTGGTTTGGTGGTCACGGTGTCAGAGTAACGACTCATTAGCGTATGTCAATGGGAATGGTCGGAATGTAGAGTTTGTGGAAGGTCATGATGAGAGCTCAGGAGTTGCGCCCATCCATGATGATGAATTGAGCAGTTCCACAAAAGAGGAGGGTGATAAAGACAAAATAGATGAATCAGAGGCATGTACTGTGGATGAATTGAGGGAGTTGCTGCAGAATGCCATGAAAGAATTGGAAGTTGCACGTTGTAATAGTGCCATATTTGAAGAAAAGGCTCAGAAAATATCAGAAGCTGCGATTTCCCTGCAGGATGAAGCAGCAACTGCTTGGAATGATGTTAATTCAGCCCTTGACACTATTCAAGAGATTGTGAATGAAGAGGGGATTGCAAAAGAAGCTGTTCAGAAAGCAACAATGACTCTTTCATTAGCAGAGGCAAGGCTTCAGGTGGGAGCAGAATCTTTGGAGGTTGCAAAAAAGGGGACCGGTTCGCTGGATGCTTCACGAGAGAGTGATGGGGAACATGATTCTGAAGACGATGAAAAAGCATTTTTGGTTGTGCAAGAAGAAATTCGGGAATGCCAGGCGAATTTGGCCAGCTGTGAGTCAGAATTAAGGCGCTTACAGAGTAAAAAAGAGGAGTTGCAGAAGCAAGTGAACAGGTTGAATGAAGTTGCAGAGAAAGCACAGCTGAATGCTTTGAAAGCAGAGGAGGATGTAACAAATATAATGCTATTAGCAGAGCAAGCTGTTGCTTTTGAACTTGAGGCAGCACAATGTGTAAATGATGCAGAGATTGCATTACAAAGAGCAGAGAAATCTCTCTCCAATTCAACTCTTgataccatagaaaacaaccagGGACAGGTGTTGAATGATGATGCTGCTgtcgaggaggaggagaaggtaGTTCAAGGAAGTTCTGCTAATATCATTACTGAAAAGGATAAAGATCTGTTAATTGATGGTGATTCGTCTGCTATCAAGCCCTTACCAGATAGCCCTTCAGACAGAATCACTCAGAGTGTTGAAGAAACAACCCAAACTGCTGATCTAAGTGATCATGAGAAACAAAAGATAGGCGTAGATTCTTTTAAAGAAGCTGAAGTAGAGACTGAAAAGTCAAAGAATGTGGTTCAAACTAAAAAGCAGGAAACTCAGAAGGAATCGAGTAGGGAGAGTTCAACCTCAAATGCACCCAAGACAATAGTGAAGAAATCTTCTCGTTTCATTCCtgcatctttcttttcttctgaagATGGGACTGAATTCACACCATCATCAGTGTTCCAGGGTCTGTTGGAGTATGCAAGGAAGCAGTGGCCCAAGTTGGTTGTTGGGATATTCCTATGTGGCATAGG GCTCACCTTTTACACTAATCGGGCAGAAAGAGCCACTCAACTGATACAACAGCCAGATGTAATTACCACTAGTTTTGAAGAAGTTTCCTCAACTGCGAGGCCTCTAGTTCAACAATTACGTAAACTTCCTAAGAGAATTAAAAGTCTAATTGATATGTTGCCTCATCAAGAG GTGAATGAGGAGGAAGCTTCCCTCTTTGACATGTTATGGTTATTGCTAGCAAGTGTGATATTTGTGCCTGTATTCCAGAAGATTCCTGGAG GTAGTCCTGTTCTTGGGTACTTGGCAGCAGGTATCTTAATTGGGCCTTATGGCCTCTCGATTATTCGTCATGTACATGGAACAAAGGCAATTGCCGAATTTGGTGTTGTTTTCTTACTGTTCAACATTGGCCTTGAG CTCTCTGTTGAAAGGTTGAGTTCCATGAAGAAATATGTATTTGGATTAGGCTCTGCTCAG GTTCTAGTCACAGCTGTTGTAGTTGGCTTGGTTGCTCATTTTGCTTGTGGGCTGCCAGGCCCTGCTGCAATTGTAATTGGCAATGGTCTAGCTTTATCATCCACTGCAGTTGTGCTGCAG GTCTTGCAAGAGCGGGGTGAGAGCACGTCACGCCATGGTCGTGCAACCTTTTCTGTTTTACTGTTCCAG GATTTGGCTGTTGTGGTTTTGCTAATACTTATACCTCTCATTTCACCAAATTCATCCAAAGGAGGG ATTGGTTTCCAAGCTATTGCTGAAGCTCTTGGACTTGCTGCTGTAAAGGCAGCAGTTGCCATCACAGCCATTATTGCTGGTGGACGCTTG TTGCTTCGACCAATTTATAGGCAAATTGCAGAAAATCAAAACGCAGAAATATTTTCTGCCAATACATTGCTTGTTATTCTGGGAACAAGTCTTCTCACTGCCAGG GCTGGACTATCCATGGCATTGGGAGCATTTTTGGCTGGTTTGCTTCTTGCAGAAACTGAATTTTCCTTACAGGTTGAGTCGGATATTGCTCCATATCGTGGCCTTCTATTGGGTCTCTTTTTCATGACG GTTGGAATGTCTATTGATCCAAAACTTCTTGTTTCGAACTTCCCCATTATAATTGGATCATTAGGACTTCTACTTGTTGGCAAATGCTTATTGGTTGCTTTAATAGGCAAACTATCTGGCATTTCAATAATATCTGCAATAAGAGTTGGTCTTCTTCTTGCCCCTGGTGGAGAATTTGCATTTGTTGCTTTTGGTGAAGCTGTTAATCAG GGAATAATGTCTCATCAACTATCTTCTTTGCTCTTTCTTGTCGTTGGAGTTTCAATGGCCCTCACACCATGGCTAGCTGCTGGAGGACAGTTAATTGCATCTCGTTTTGAGCTGCATGATGTTCGAAGTTTACTGCCCGATGAGAGTGAG ACAGATGATTTACAAGATCATATAATCATTTGCGGATTTGGACGAGTTGGTCAG ATAATTGCACAGCTTCTTTCAGAGCGCCTAATTCCATTTGTAGCTCTTGATGTGAGGAG TGATAGAGTGACAGTTGGACGTTCCCTGGACATTCCGGTCTATTTTGGAGACGCCGGTAGTCGAGAG GTGCTCCACAAAGTTGGTGCTCACAGAGCATGCGCTGCAGCAATAACGTTAGATTCCCCTGGTGCAAACTATAGAACTGTTTGGGCTCTGAGCAAGTATTTCCCCAACGTGAAAACTTTTGTCCGTGCTCATGATGTTGACCACGGTCTTAATTTGGAGAAGGCTGGGGCCACAGCG GTTGTCCCAGAGACCTTGGAACCGAGTCTACAGTTGGCAGCTGCTGTTCTTGCTCAG GCTAAACTTCCCACGTCAGAGATTGCAGCAGCCATCAATGAGTATAGATCCCGGCATCTTGCTGAGCTAACTGAG TTATGTGAAACTAGTGGAAGCTCTCTTGGCTATGGATTTTCTCGAATGATGAGCAAACCCAAACTTCCGCCTTTGGATCCCACAGACGATAACCAATTCACTGAAGGAACACTGGCAATATAA